In the genome of Arachis duranensis cultivar V14167 unplaced genomic scaffold, aradu.V14167.gnm2.J7QH unplaced_Scaffold_28291, whole genome shotgun sequence, one region contains:
- the LOC127744384 gene encoding ATP synthase subunit 9, mitochondrial, producing MTRMEKFEMLEGAKSMGAGAATIASAGAAVGIGNVFSSLIHSVARNPSLAKQLFGYAILGFALTEAIALFALMMAFLILFVF from the coding sequence ATGACGAGAATGGAGAAATTCGAGATGTTAGAAGGTGCAAAATCAATGGGTGCCGGAGCTGCTACAATTGCTTCAGCGGGAGCTGCTGTAGGTATCGGAAAcgtattcagttcattaattCATTCCGTGGCAAGAAATCCATCATTGGCAAAACAGTTATTCGGATATGCAATCCTGGGCTTTGCTCTAACCGAGGCTATTGCCTTGTTCGCATTAATGATGGCCTTTCtgattctctttgttttctaa